A window from Frischella perrara encodes these proteins:
- the nrdA gene encoding class 1a ribonucleoside-diphosphate reductase subunit alpha, whose protein sequence is MNKSILVTKRNGKKEPIDLDKIHRVITWAAEGLSNVSVSQVELRSHIQFYDGIRTADIHETIIRAAADLISQDAPDYQYLSARLAIFHLRKKAYGQFEPPKLYEHVKKLVADGRYDKHLLTDYTEDEFNQMDTFLDHWRDMTFSYAAVKQLEGKYLVQNRVTGEIYESAQFLYILVAACLFANYPKETRLDYVKRFYDAVSTFKISLPTPIMAGVRTPTRQFSSCVLIECDDSLDSINATASAIVKYVSQRAGIGVNAGRIRALGSSIRGGEAFHTGCIPFYKYFQTAVKSCSQGGVRGGAATVFYPLWHLEVESLLVLRNNRGVEENRVRHLDYGVQINKLMYQRLIKGEDITLFSPSDVPGLYDAFFANQAEFERLYCQYEADESIRKRAVKAVELFSLLMQERASTGRIYIQNVDHCNTHSPFNPDVAPVRQSNLCMEIALPTKPLNNINDASGEIALCTLSAFNLGLIESLDEFEELARLAVRALDNLLDYQDYPVPAAKTSTMNRRTLGIGVINYAYYLAKHGVKYSDGSANNLTHRTFEAMQYYLLKASNELAMEKGACPLFHETNYSQGILPIDTYKRDLDDIVKAKLNYDWEALRQSIKTHGLRNSTLSALMPSETSSQISNATNGIEPPRGYVSVKASKDGILKQVVPEYDTLKRFYELLWQIPNNTGYLQLVGIMQKFIDQSISANTNYDPTKFANDKVPMKQLLADLLIAYKYGVKTLYYHNTRDGAQDMQEDITISTSDDGCEGGACKI, encoded by the coding sequence ATGAATAAATCTATATTAGTCACAAAACGCAATGGTAAAAAAGAACCGATTGATCTTGATAAAATCCACCGTGTTATTACATGGGCAGCGGAAGGTTTAAGTAATGTATCGGTTTCTCAAGTTGAATTAAGATCACATATCCAATTCTATGATGGTATTCGTACAGCTGATATTCATGAAACTATCATTCGTGCTGCTGCTGATTTAATCTCTCAAGATGCGCCAGATTATCAATATTTGTCAGCTCGCCTAGCTATATTTCATCTACGCAAAAAAGCCTATGGTCAATTTGAACCACCTAAACTCTATGAACATGTAAAGAAACTTGTCGCAGATGGTCGTTATGATAAACATTTGTTAACCGATTACACGGAAGATGAGTTTAATCAAATGGATACTTTCTTAGATCATTGGCGCGACATGACATTTTCATACGCTGCCGTGAAACAACTTGAAGGGAAGTATTTAGTTCAAAATCGTGTAACAGGTGAAATTTACGAAAGCGCTCAATTCCTTTATATACTCGTTGCAGCTTGCTTATTTGCCAATTATCCTAAAGAAACGCGTCTGGATTATGTTAAGCGTTTTTATGATGCAGTTTCCACTTTTAAAATTTCCTTACCAACACCAATTATGGCAGGAGTGCGGACTCCAACTCGTCAATTTAGTTCTTGTGTTTTAATTGAATGCGACGATAGTTTGGATTCCATTAATGCTACTGCTAGTGCGATTGTTAAATATGTATCGCAACGTGCTGGAATCGGTGTCAATGCAGGGCGTATTCGTGCATTAGGTAGTTCTATTCGTGGTGGAGAAGCTTTTCATACAGGTTGCATACCATTTTATAAGTATTTTCAAACTGCTGTTAAGTCTTGCTCACAAGGTGGAGTACGGGGTGGTGCGGCAACCGTGTTTTATCCATTATGGCACTTAGAAGTAGAAAGCCTATTGGTATTACGTAATAATCGTGGTGTAGAAGAAAACCGAGTTCGTCATCTTGATTATGGCGTACAAATTAATAAATTGATGTATCAACGATTAATCAAAGGTGAAGATATCACATTATTTAGTCCTTCGGATGTACCTGGACTTTATGATGCCTTTTTTGCTAATCAAGCTGAATTTGAACGTTTATATTGTCAATATGAAGCGGATGAATCAATTCGCAAACGCGCTGTTAAAGCGGTTGAATTATTTTCTTTGCTCATGCAAGAACGCGCATCAACCGGACGAATTTATATTCAAAATGTGGATCATTGCAATACTCATAGTCCTTTCAATCCAGACGTTGCCCCTGTTCGCCAATCCAATTTATGTATGGAAATTGCGTTACCAACAAAACCATTAAATAACATAAATGATGCCTCTGGTGAAATCGCCCTTTGTACGTTATCAGCATTTAATTTAGGATTGATTGAATCACTAGATGAATTTGAAGAACTGGCCCGTTTAGCCGTTCGTGCCCTTGATAATCTGTTAGATTATCAAGATTATCCTGTTCCAGCGGCCAAAACTTCGACAATGAATCGCCGAACATTGGGTATTGGCGTGATTAATTATGCTTATTATTTAGCTAAACATGGCGTTAAATATTCTGATGGCAGCGCTAATAACTTAACCCATCGAACCTTTGAAGCTATGCAATACTATTTATTGAAAGCGTCAAATGAATTGGCAATGGAAAAGGGAGCTTGCCCTTTATTCCATGAAACAAACTATTCACAAGGAATCCTTCCTATTGATACCTATAAACGTGATTTAGATGATATTGTTAAAGCTAAATTAAATTATGATTGGGAAGCATTACGCCAATCCATTAAAACACATGGTTTACGTAACTCAACACTATCAGCTTTGATGCCATCGGAGACCTCTTCACAAATTTCTAATGCTACCAATGGTATAGAACCTCCACGCGGTTATGTCAGTGTGAAAGCATCTAAAGATGGTATTTTAAAACAAGTAGTTCCTGAATATGACACACTAAAACGATTTTATGAACTGCTTTGGCAAATTCCAAACAATACCGGTTATTTACAATTAGTTGGCATCATGCAGAAATTTATCGATCAATCCATTTCAGCTAATACCAATTATGATCCAACTAAGTTTGCCAATGACAAAGTCCCGATGAAACAGCTTCTCGCGGATCTACTCATTGCCTATAAGTATGGTGTTAAAACGCTGTATTATCATAACACTCGCGACGGTGCTCAAGACATGCAAGAAGATATTACGATCTCAACTTCGGATGATGGTTGTGAAGGTGGTGCTTGTAAAATTTAG